From the Lolium rigidum isolate FL_2022 chromosome 2, APGP_CSIRO_Lrig_0.1, whole genome shotgun sequence genome, one window contains:
- the LOC124693283 gene encoding receptor kinase-like protein Xa21, whose translation MATPVCSLSNLVVIAALILLPTCLSLSSSTTSSKESTMDREALLCLKSNLSDPRGALATWSKNASLDFCQWHGVSCSKRHAQRRVVALDLEGEGLAGQLPPCISNLTSLARIHLANNRLTGGIPPELGLLARLRYLDLSHNALGGKIPANLSSCSGLEVVALGSNSLEGEIPPYLGSSLPSLRTLSLWNNSLSGAAPASIFSSPSIEKIDLSMNLLSGPIPILSANSSSVLRLINLILNSFSGEIPSTIGNLTSLTNLVLAGNQLQGTIPRTLVRASGLEFLDLTYNNLSGIVPIFVYNFTLLQYLGLGNNAFVGRLPSDMGKTLPNLQMLAMAMNHLEGPIPLSLGNASNLEAIYLSTNNFSGVIPSFGSLAKLDTVLMYSNRLAAGDWGFLSSLTNCSQLRWVSLSENNLRGQLPASLSNLSKTLEILDLGSNHISGTIPDEIDNLLNLTMLYLNDNLLTGKIPSTLGHLSNLSELVLSGNHLYGEIPSSLGNLDRLNKLNLQENDLTGTIPVDLSRCTNLLALNLSCNSLHGNVPTELFSGLRQLSLYLDLSYNQLNSSLPFEIGGLINLISLNISHNNFIDQIPSTMGSCLLLQSVHMEGNQLEGSIPQSLMNLKGIMELDFSQNKLSGEIPHFFENFTTLEYLNLSFNNLNGPVPTAGVFANASEAFIQGNPQLCTDEPMLQLPLCSASEHKRRHPLLKPLVAVVALVAALLVVFVVIIISRKRQKITSTLKLNRSRKELTVLSYSDLRKATNGFSVSNLVGSGQFGEVYKGVLHTEADPVAIKVFKLGEYGASDSFISECDALRYIRHRNLVKVITACSTYDPVGNEFKALVLEFMANGTLESRFHDNFHRYADLTLAARICIAVDIASALDYLHNQCAQPLVHCDLKPSNILFDDNNSAHVCDFGLARFLPGCYSSAGHNMPTSFVGPRGSAGYIAPEYATGSRISTGGDIYSFGIIILELLTRKRPTHGLFKDGLTLHKYVDESYPHYTEVVDPDILAHFESEQPNHASKVQEQPAIAQVQRCIVKLLKIGLMCSSDSPRDRPNAHDVHNNLIAVRDELNS comes from the exons ATGGCCACTCCCGTATGTAGTCTCTCCAATTTAGTAGTGATTGCAGCACTCATACTGCTTCCCACTTGTTTGAGCTTGTCGTCATCAACGACCAGCAGCAAGGAATCCACAATGGACCGTGAGGCCCTGCTTTGTCTCAAGTCCAACCTCTCGGATCCCAGAGGCGCCCTTGCCACATGGAGCAAGAATGCTTCACTAGATTTCTGCCAGTGGCATGGCGTCTCGTGCAGCAAACGGCATGCGCAGCGCCGTGTCGTCGCGCTGGATCTCGAGGGAGAAGGTCTTGCTGGCCAACTGCCACCATGCATCTCCAACCTGACTTCTCTTGCGAGAATTCACCTGGCCAACAACAGGCTCACCGGGGGTATCCCGCCGGAACTTGGCCTGCTTGCTAGACTCCGCTACCTTGACCTCAGCCACAACGCCCTCGGCGGCAAGATACCGGCCAACCTCTCATCTTGCTCCGGGCTTGAGGTAGTCGCGCTTGGGAGCAACTCCCTCGAAGGTGAGATTCCACCATACCTTGGTTCTTCACTTCCCAGCCTTCGCACTCTCTCCCTTTGGAACAACAGCCTCTCTGGAGCCGCCCCAGCATCCATTTTCAGCAGCCCATCAATCGAAAAGATTGATCTTTCCATGAACCTGTTGTCAGGACCGATTCCTATTCTCTCTGCCAACTCATCTTCAGTTCTTAGGCTTATTAATCTTATCTTGAACAGCTTCTCAGGGGAGATACCATCCACCATAGGGAACTTGACTTCCCTAACCAATCTCGTGCTCGCCGGTAACCAATTGCAAGGAACAATCCCGAGGACTCTAGTGAGAGCCTCAGGCTTGGAATTTCTTGATCTGACATACAATAATCTTTCCGGGATTGTGCCCATCTTTGTCTACAACTTCACCTTGCTCCAGTACCTTGGCCTAGGAAACAATGCTTTTGTTGGAAGATTACCTTCTGACATGGGCAAGACGCTCCCAAACCTCCAGATGTTGGCCATGGCCATGAATCATCTCGAGGGCCCGATCCCTCTGTCGCTAGGCAACGCCTCTAACCTCGAGGCAATCTATCTTTCTACAAACAATTTCAGTGGGGTCATCCCGTCTTTTGGATCCCTGGCAAAATTAGACACAGTACTGATGTACAGTAACCGCTTGGCAGCAGGAGATTGGGGGTTCCTCTCCTCGTTAACCAACTGCTCACAGTTACGGTGGGTAAGTTTGTCTGAGAACAACTTACGTGGACAGCTGCCTGCATCTCTTTCTAATCTTTCCAAAACACTGGAGATCCTTGATCTAGGGTCCAATCACATAAGTGGAACTATTCCGGATGAGATTGATAACCTTCTCAACCTCACCATGCTTTATCTCAATGATAACCTGTTAACTGGGAAAATACCTTCTACTCTTGGTCACCTATCCAATTTGAGTGAGCTCGTTCTATCAGGAAATCATTTGTATGGAGAGATTCCTTCGTCATTAGGTAATCTTGATAGACTGAACAAGCTTAATTTACAGGAAAATGACCTGACAGGAACCATACCAGTAGATTTGTCCCGGTGCACAAATTTGCTAGCACTAAACCTCTCTTGCAATTCGCTTCATGGAAACGTGCCTACAGAACTCTTCAGTGGTCTACGTCAATTGAGTTTGTACCTTGATTTGTCATACAACCAACTCAACAGCAGCCTGCCATTTGAAATTGGTGGACTGATCAATCTTATTTCTTTGAACATATCTCACAACAATTTCATCGATCAAATCCCATCCACCATGGGTAGTTGTCTCCTCCTGCAGTCCGTCCACATGGAAGGGAACCAACTAGAAGGAAGCATcccacaatccttgatgaacttgAAAGGCATCATGGAGTTGGATTTCTCTCAGAACAAACTGTCCGGGGAAATACCACACTTCTTTGAGAATTTCACGACATTAGAATATCTAAATCTATCATTCAACAACCTCAATGGACCAGTTCCTACGGCCGGAGTCTTCGCTAACGCAAGTGAAGCATTTATCCAGGGCAATCCACAGCTGTGCACGGATGAGCCGATGCTACAACTACCTTTATGCTCTGCTTCCGAGCATAAGAGAAGGCATCCCTTGCTTAAACCATTGGTAGCAGTTGTAGCCTTGGTTGCTGCACTCTTGGTTGTCTTTGTGGTCATCATTATCTCGAGGAAAAGACAGAAAATCACAAGCACCCTGAAACTTAATCGTTCCCGCAAGGAACTGACGGTGTTATCATACAGTGACCTGAGAAAAGCAACAAATGGTTTCTCTGTCTCCAATTTGGTAGGCAGTGGGCAATTTGGTGAAGTCTACAAAGGTGTGCTGCATACAGAAGCTGATCCAGTTGCAATCAAAGTTTTCAAACTTGGTGAATATGGAGCCTCTGATAGCTTCATCTCTGAGTGTGACGCTTTAAGGTACATACGCCACCGAAACCTTGTGAAAGTGATCACAGCGTGCTCCACATATGATCCGGTGGGGAATGAATTCAAAGCTCTTGTCCTTGAGTTCATGGCGAATGGTACCCTTGAAAGTCGGTTTCATGACAACTTTCACCGTTATGCTGATTTGACCCTGGCTGCAAGGATATGCATAGCAGTGGACATAGCTTCTGCTTTAGATTATCTCCATAATCAGTGTGCCCAACCATTGGTCCACTGTGACCTGAAGCCAAGCAATATTCTTTTTGACGACAATAACAGCGCCCATGTTTGTGACTTCGGTCTGGCAAGGTTTCTCCCTGGCTGCTATTCTTCTGCAGGGCATAACATGCCCACGAGCTTTGTTGGACCCAGAGGATCTGCGGGATACATTGCACCTG AGTATGCCACAGGCAGCAGAATTTCTACCGGTGGTGATATTTATAGCTTTGGTATTATTATTCTGGAATTGCTCACAAGGAAGCGCCCTACTCATGGACTGTTCAAAGATGGTCTAACACTTCACAAGTATGTGGATGAATCatatccacattatactgaagtAGTAGACCCCGACATTCTGGCACATTTCGAGTCTGAGCAACCCAACCATGCCTCGAAAGTACAAGAACAGCCTGCGATTGCACAGGTGCAAAGATGCATCGTTAAGCTTctcaaaattggccttatgtgctCTAGCGACTCTCCAAGAGATCGGCCAAATGCACACGACGTTCATAACAACCTAATCGCAGTAAGGGATGAGCTCAACTCATAA